Proteins from one Peromyscus eremicus chromosome 8a, PerEre_H2_v1, whole genome shotgun sequence genomic window:
- the Pex12 gene encoding peroxisome assembly protein 12: MAEHGAHITTAAVADDHPSIFEVVAQDSLMTAVRPALQHVVKVLAESNPAHFGFFWRWFDEIFTLLDFLLQQHYLSRTSASFSEHFYGLKRIVAGSSQQLQRPASAGLPKEHLWKSTMFLVLLPYLKVKLEKLASSLREEDEYSIHPPSSHWKRFYRAFLAAYPFVNMAWEGWFLTQQLRYILGKAEHHSPLLKLAGVRLGRLTAQDIQAIEHRLSEASAMKDPVRSGIGEKIKSALKKAVGGVALSLSTGLSVGVFFLQFLDWWYSSENQETIKSLTALPTPPPPVHLDYNSDSPLLPKMKTVCPLCRKTRVNDTVLATSGYVFCYRCVFNYVRSHQTCPITGYPTEVQHLIKLYSPEN; encoded by the exons ATGGCTGAGCACGGGGCTCATATCACAACTGCTGCGGTGGCGGAcgaccatccatccatctttgaGGTGGTAGCACAGGACAGTTTAATGACAGCAGTGAGACCCGCTCTTCAGCATGTGGTCAAG GTTCTTGCAGAATCAAATCCTGCACACTTCGGCTTCTTTTGGAGGTGGTTTGATGAGATCTTCACTCTGCTAGACTTTCTGCTCCAGCAGCATTATCTTTCTAGAACCAGTGCCTCATTCTCTGAACATTTTTATGGCTTAAAGCGGATTGTAGCAGGGAGCTCGCAGCAGCTTCAGAGGCCAGCCAGTGCTGGTCTTCCCAAGGAGCACCTTTGGAAATCCACCATGTTCCTCGTTCTTCTTCCCTATCTGAAAGTGAAGCTGGAGAAGCTGGCTTCTAGCTTGAGAGAAGAGGACGAATACTCTATTCACCCTCCTTCTTCGCACTGGAAACGATTCTACAGAGCCTTCCTGGCGGCCTACCCGTTTGTTAATATGGCCTGGGAAGGCTGGTTTCTTACACAACAACTTCGATACATTCTAGGAAAAGCTGAGCACCACTCTCCCCTGCTGAAACTGGCTGGAGTGCGGCTGGGTCGACTGACAGCTCAGGACATACAAGCTATAGAGCATAGACTGTCTGAAGCCAGTGCCATGAAGGACCCCGTCAGAAG CGGCATTGGTGAGAAGATAAAGTCAGCTCTGAAGAAAGCTGTGGGAGGTGTCGCCTTATCCCTCTCCACTGGCCTTTCCGTGGGTGTATTCTTCCTGCAGTTCCTCGACTGGTGGTACTCTTCGGAGAACCAAGAAACCATCAAATCACTGACTGCTCTGcctaccccaccaccacctgtaCACCTAGACTACAACTCTGATTCTCCCCTGCTACCCAAAATGAAGACAGTGTGCCCGCTGTGTCGTAAAACTAGGGTGAATGATACAGTTCTTGCCACCTCTGGCTATGTGTTCTGTTACcgctgtgtgtttaattatgtgagGAGTCACCAAACCTGTCCCATCACAGGCTATCCAACAGAAGTCCAGCATCTAATTAAACTCTACTCTCCAGAGAACTGA